One region of uncultured Methanolobus sp. genomic DNA includes:
- a CDS encoding PKD domain-containing protein encodes MCALLITTGTVSAATYSGGSGTSGDPYLLSTDSDIDTLATTSADWGSYFKLTQDITLVGNHTPIGNLSTQFTGDFDGNGYAVSNLTVYNTGGLAGFFGQTSSANIHDLGVEASSDGVFSTGYHVGVLVGFYDGGNISNCYATGNAIGNGYYVGGLVGRIVSGNVSNCYATGNATASNFYVGGLVGKNSGTVSNCYATGNAVTASNFAGGLVGLSDGTVSNSFATGNATGSSTGGLVGYNDGGSVTTSYYSGTPAAGEGTSTSYINFLSFAFVSGASGLNWNSSNDVITTEVNLNFIWKIDDGYTLPYFQTPAVAPVADFTSNVTSGVISLPVSFTDLSTNSPVGWTWYFGDENLTEDTWIEVNSSSGWSGRNGHSSVVLSDGSIVLMGGNDVSDIRNDTWISTDNGATWTEVNSSSGWSARYSHSSVVLPDNTIVLMGGHDGSYKNDTWVSTDSGTTWTEVNSSSGWPSRYHHSCVALSDGSIVLMGGTGSSRFNDTWVSTDSGATWTEVNSSSGWSARFSHSSVVLPDDSIILTGGRDSGFTNDVWKSNDSGATWVELNSSAGWLVRKEHETAVLPDSSMLLFGGDQDESFMNDVWRSADGGSTWTEVNSSSGWSVRTGQSSAALPNGNILVMGGYTWSGRANDVWSLTTASSIERNPVHTYTQVGTYQVSLQSYNSAGYDNTVRTEYITAYEVPVADFSANITSGEVPLTVGFTDLSTNGPISWFWDFGDGTNSTDQNPTHTYTSAGNYDVSLNVTNAGGSNVSTQLSYITTAVTPVANFSSNVTSGAIPLSLSFTDLSTNSPTSWLWDFGDGNTSTDQNPTYTYTSEGTYTVSLNVSNVGGSNISTQVDYITAIYVATYVNASNTSVTYNENENMMVDPGIVVNGSSTFTSARVYIGDGYVENEDFLRFTNTSRINGSFDSLTGILSLSGSANAAVYQEALRNVRYENIEDDPDTSDRNITFVMGSNSVYLESTDHYYESIYVGETPITWTDAKVAAEERSLSGMQGYLATILTAEESAFLESKAPDNAWMGANDVLVEGEWRWVTGPENVTGEGTLFYFQNNSTTVSGFYSNWNEGEPNDYGSGEDYAQILGADNKMWNDLSNANDVYYYLVEYGGMPNETAPQLTATITVNINSINDAPSMPGNFTNPLANDTVERGSTINVSWGESTDQENDSIVYDLWYFNGTWGQITDMLNVTNYEFTIPIDDISEAVFKVYANDSVVNSTENNVTFNLTSFVPAANFTANVTSGMAPLTVNFTDLSSNRSTSWLWDFGDGNTSTDQNPTHVYVSAGAYNVSLNATNLGGSNVSTQLSYITTAFIPVANFSANVTEGATPLSVNFTDMSLNSPTSWSWDFGDGNTSTDQNPTHIYVSAGTYNVSLNATNLAGSNVSTQISYIATAATPVVNFSANTTEGAVPISVNFTDLSLNSPTEWLWNFGDGNTSTDQNPTHIYSSAGIYNVSLNTTNIGGSNVSTQFSYITVYTTPVADFSANVAEGAAPLTVNFTDMSTYMPTNWTWNFGDGNTSTAQNPTHTYMSAGTYNVSLNATNLAGSNITTMTSCIAAYITPVANFNASITSGTAPLSVTFIDLSNNTPTSWLWDFGDGSNSTSQNPTHSYTTAGSYNVTLNATNAAGSNVSVVTSYINVSVASTDSTDSGSSGTRASVSQGQDPKIVSQSASSVKRVTGGSEVKYDFSGSGTPVIGISFDAKEDKGLVVAKVQVLSGNPDDVPSPSGKSYQTLSIDVGGEGTISSDSAGNVKIHFKVVKEWIEQNNIDISTIRMSRYNSDQWNDLPTYQEREEGEYVYFYAETPGFSIFEVVGDEISEVTEQVPASASIVEEESEPVKEDETSGIPGFTALTGFVFISLATFLRRKD; translated from the coding sequence ATGTGTGCATTATTAATAACCACAGGTACAGTTTCAGCAGCAACTTACTCGGGAGGCAGTGGTACGAGTGGAGATCCGTATCTGCTTTCAACTGACAGTGACATTGATACACTGGCAACAACTTCTGCTGATTGGGGCAGTTACTTCAAACTGACACAGGACATTACACTTGTGGGCAATCACACTCCGATTGGCAATCTTAGCACTCAGTTCACAGGTGACTTTGACGGAAACGGATATGCAGTGAGCAACCTGACTGTTTATAATACTGGTGGCCTTGCCGGATTCTTTGGCCAGACAAGCAGTGCTAATATCCATGACCTTGGAGTAGAGGCAAGTTCAGATGGTGTATTTTCAACAGGGTATCATGTTGGTGTTCTGGTTGGCTTTTATGATGGTGGCAATATTAGCAACTGTTATGCCACTGGTAATGCCATTGGTAATGGTTATTATGTAGGCGGCCTTGTCGGGAGAATTGTTTCTGGTAATGTGAGTAACTGTTATGCCACTGGTAATGCTACTGCTTCTAATTTTTATGTTGGCGGTCTTGTGGGGAAAAACAGTGGCACTGTTAGCAACTGTTATGCCACAGGTAATGCAGTTACAGCTTCTAATTTTGCTGGCGGGCTAGTAGGGCTAAGCGACGGCACTGTTAGCAACAGCTTTGCCACTGGCAATGCCACAGGCTCATCCACAGGTGGTCTTGTTGGGTATAATGATGGAGGAAGTGTAACCACCAGTTATTATTCCGGCACTCCGGCTGCTGGCGAGGGTACTTCTACTTCCTATATCAATTTCCTCAGTTTTGCCTTCGTTTCAGGAGCTTCAGGTCTTAATTGGAATTCAAGCAATGATGTAATCACAACGGAAGTGAACTTAAATTTCATATGGAAAATAGACGATGGGTATACTCTTCCGTATTTCCAGACACCTGCCGTAGCTCCAGTTGCTGATTTTACATCCAACGTAACATCTGGTGTAATTTCACTTCCTGTATCCTTCACAGACCTTTCAACCAATAGTCCTGTTGGATGGACATGGTACTTCGGTGATGAGAACCTGACTGAAGATACATGGATTGAAGTTAATTCCAGTTCCGGCTGGTCAGGAAGGAATGGACACAGTAGCGTTGTTCTTTCTGACGGTAGTATTGTGCTCATGGGTGGTAATGACGTAAGTGACATTCGAAATGATACCTGGATATCTACTGATAATGGTGCCACATGGACTGAAGTCAATTCCAGTTCCGGCTGGTCTGCAAGATATTCTCACAGCAGTGTTGTTCTTCCTGACAATACTATCGTTTTAATGGGTGGTCATGATGGCAGCTATAAAAATGATACATGGGTATCAACAGATTCTGGTACTACGTGGACCGAAGTCAATTCCAGTTCCGGCTGGCCTTCAAGATACCATCACAGTTGTGTTGCACTTTCTGATGGTAGTATTGTACTCATGGGTGGTACGGGAAGTAGCCGCTTTAATGATACATGGGTATCAACAGATTCTGGTGCCACATGGACTGAAGTCAATTCCAGTTCCGGCTGGTCTGCAAGATTCAGTCACAGTAGTGTTGTACTTCCTGATGACAGCATTATACTTACCGGAGGTCGTGACAGTGGATTTACAAACGATGTCTGGAAATCTAATGATAGTGGTGCCACATGGGTTGAACTTAATTCCAGTGCTGGATGGTTAGTGAGAAAAGAACATGAAACTGCTGTTCTTCCTGATAGTAGTATGTTGCTATTTGGTGGTGATCAGGACGAATCATTTATGAATGATGTCTGGAGATCAGCTGATGGAGGGTCCACATGGACTGAAGTCAATTCCAGCTCAGGTTGGTCTGTACGAACCGGTCAGAGTAGTGCTGCTTTACCCAACGGTAATATTTTAGTCATGGGTGGGTATACCTGGAGTGGCCGTGCTAATGATGTATGGAGCTTAACCACTGCCAGTTCCATTGAACGGAACCCTGTTCATACGTATACTCAGGTAGGAACCTATCAGGTCTCATTGCAGTCATACAATTCGGCGGGATATGACAACACAGTCAGAACTGAATACATTACCGCTTATGAAGTCCCGGTAGCTGACTTCAGTGCGAATATAACTTCCGGAGAAGTTCCGCTCACAGTAGGATTTACCGACCTATCAACAAACGGTCCTATATCGTGGTTCTGGGATTTCGGTGATGGAACAAATTCAACTGATCAGAACCCGACACACACCTACACTTCAGCCGGAAATTATGATGTCAGCCTGAATGTAACAAATGCTGGTGGTAGTAATGTCAGTACACAACTTTCTTACATCACAACGGCTGTAACTCCGGTTGCTAACTTCAGTTCTAATGTTACATCCGGCGCTATTCCGCTTTCTCTAAGCTTTACTGATCTTTCCACTAACAGTCCAACATCCTGGCTATGGGATTTCGGTGACGGTAACACTTCAACAGACCAGAATCCAACCTACACTTACACATCCGAAGGTACCTATACTGTTAGTCTGAACGTAAGTAATGTGGGAGGAAGCAATATCAGCACACAGGTAGATTACATCACAGCAATTTATGTAGCAACTTATGTGAATGCTTCCAATACATCAGTCACTTATAATGAAAACGAGAATATGATGGTCGACCCGGGAATTGTCGTTAACGGCAGCTCAACATTTACATCAGCCAGAGTCTACATTGGCGACGGTTATGTGGAAAATGAAGACTTCCTCCGTTTCACTAACACTAGCAGAATCAATGGAAGTTTTGATTCACTAACCGGTATCCTGTCCCTTTCAGGTAGCGCAAATGCCGCAGTTTATCAGGAAGCCCTCAGGAATGTCAGGTATGAGAACATTGAAGATGATCCTGACACATCCGACAGGAACATTACCTTTGTAATGGGATCTAATTCCGTCTACCTTGAGTCTACTGACCACTATTACGAAAGTATCTATGTAGGTGAAACTCCGATTACCTGGACCGATGCAAAAGTTGCGGCTGAAGAAAGGAGCCTTTCCGGTATGCAGGGATATCTTGCAACGATCCTTACAGCAGAAGAAAGTGCATTTCTCGAATCAAAAGCACCTGACAATGCATGGATGGGGGCAAACGATGTTTTAGTCGAGGGAGAATGGAGATGGGTCACAGGCCCTGAAAACGTAACTGGGGAAGGAACCCTGTTCTATTTCCAGAATAACAGTACTACCGTGTCAGGATTCTACAGCAACTGGAATGAAGGCGAACCCAATGACTACGGAAGTGGAGAGGATTATGCTCAAATCCTTGGAGCTGATAACAAGATGTGGAATGACCTGTCTAATGCGAATGATGTTTACTATTATCTTGTGGAATACGGTGGAATGCCAAACGAAACCGCTCCACAGCTCACAGCTACTATTACAGTGAACATCAATTCAATTAATGATGCACCGAGCATGCCAGGGAATTTCACAAACCCACTTGCAAACGACACCGTTGAAAGAGGCAGCACGATAAATGTAAGCTGGGGAGAGTCCACTGACCAGGAGAACGATTCCATTGTGTATGATCTCTGGTATTTCAACGGAACATGGGGACAGATCACAGACATGTTGAATGTAACCAATTATGAGTTCACAATACCTATTGATGATATCAGTGAAGCCGTGTTCAAAGTGTATGCCAATGATTCTGTTGTCAATTCTACAGAGAACAATGTGACATTCAATCTCACATCTTTTGTTCCGGCTGCAAATTTCACGGCTAATGTGACTTCAGGTATGGCACCTCTAACTGTTAACTTCACTGATTTGTCGTCTAATCGTTCAACCTCATGGTTATGGGACTTTGGTGATGGTAATACTTCAACCGACCAGAACCCAACACATGTCTATGTATCTGCAGGAGCCTATAATGTCAGCCTGAATGCAACAAATCTGGGCGGCAGCAATGTGAGCACTCAACTCTCTTACATTACTACTGCTTTTATACCGGTTGCTAATTTCAGTGCAAACGTTACTGAAGGAGCAACTCCTTTGTCTGTTAACTTTACTGACATGTCATTGAATAGTCCTACATCCTGGTCCTGGGATTTCGGAGATGGTAATACTTCAACCGACCAGAATCCAACACATATTTACGTGTCAGCAGGAACCTACAACGTCAGTTTGAATGCAACAAATCTTGCAGGCAGCAATGTGAGCACTCAGATCTCTTACATCGCTACCGCTGCAACGCCTGTTGTGAATTTCAGTGCTAACACCACTGAAGGTGCGGTTCCAATATCTGTTAATTTCACTGATCTTTCATTAAATTCTCCAACAGAATGGCTGTGGAATTTCGGAGATGGTAACACTTCAACCGACCAGAACCCCACACACATTTATTCATCAGCTGGAATTTACAACGTTAGTTTGAATACAACAAACATCGGCGGTAGTAATGTAAGTACACAATTCTCTTATATCACTGTGTATACAACACCTGTCGCTGATTTCAGTGCAAACGTTGCTGAAGGTGCTGCTCCGTTAACAGTGAATTTCACAGATATGTCTACCTATATGCCAACAAACTGGACATGGAATTTCGGTGATGGAAACACTTCGACTGCTCAGAACCCGACGCACACTTACATGTCAGCAGGAACCTACAACGTCAGCCTGAATGCGACAAATCTTGCCGGTAGCAATATTACAACAATGACATCCTGCATTGCTGCATATATTACTCCCGTTGCAAACTTCAATGCATCTATAACTTCAGGAACTGCTCCGTTGTCAGTAACTTTCATTGATCTCTCCAACAACACACCGACATCCTGGCTCTGGGACTTCGGTGACGGAAGTAATTCCACTTCACAGAATCCGACGCACAGCTATACCACAGCAGGCAGCTACAATGTTACATTGAATGCTACAAATGCAGCAGGTAGTAATGTCAGCGTGGTGACCAGTTATATCAATGTGAGTGTTGCCAGCACAGATTCAACTGACTCTGGCAGTTCAGGAACCCGTGCTTCGGTCAGTCAGGGACAGGATCCAAAGATCGTGTCGCAGTCTGCTTCATCTGTCAAGCGCGTCACTGGTGGTTCCGAAGTTAAATATGATTTCTCTGGTAGTGGAACTCCTGTTATTGGAATCAGCTTCGATGCAAAGGAGGACAAAGGTCTTGTGGTTGCGAAGGTTCAGGTACTTTCAGGCAATCCCGATGATGTACCATCTCCTTCCGGCAAGTCTTACCAGACATTGAGTATTGATGTTGGAGGTGAGGGTACTATATCATCAGATAGTGCCGGCAATGTCAAGATACATTTCAAGGTTGTCAAAGAGTGGATAGAGCAGAACAACATCGATATTTCCACTATCCGCATGAGCAGGTATAACAGTGACCAGTGGAATGACCTGCCAACATATCAGGAAAGGGAAGAAGGAGAGTACGTCTACTTCTATGCTGAAACTCCGGGATTCTCAATCTTTGAAGTTGTGGGAGATGAAATAAGTGAAGTCACTGAACAGGTTCCTGCATCTGCATCAATAGTTGAAGAAGAATCAGAACCTGTTAAGGAAGATGAAACATCTGGGATTCCCGGATTCACTGCTCTTACGGGTTTTGTGTTTATTTCACTTGCAACTTTTTTGAGAAGAAAAGACTAA
- a CDS encoding NosD domain-containing protein: MVVFTPMNALAGASYSVSYHSNGATSGSAPTSNMYSSGTLVTVASQGTLERTDYTFAGWNTAADGSGNSYSPSSTFYINGNVNFYAQWTPTFTEIMVGSSYGNKTITAALANASSGDIITVTDGTYIENVDIAVNNIIIRSRNGSASTTIQASSSSDHVFYVTSDNVTISGLNITGASSSSKTGIYLNSADNCTIANNTLTGNDYGIHLSSSNNNLLTNNTAISNSKIGIKLDSSNNYNTLTDNTVSGNSIYGIHLSSSSNNSLTDNTISDNAGGDGIYLESASNNNNLTNNIANGNGFCINIAYSDYNTLTGNNFSKNSLDGFYISHSNNSVLTSNIANDNSCAGIATVASYNCVLTNNSVINNSNYGIYLTGNNNVLTGNNASNNTKSGIDVRYSAYNTLSNNTVCNNNEYGINVYHANDTTLSDNIVFDNTFTGFNLGSSVNCTLTNNQLYDNGADDLSIYSSPNGSVDSLIFDEGLVELSFTSNDSWVRIDQLSTFNIKPDGKDNITMNYKIFAYGTINSEFSYNDTGMNSSTEDEITLLGLAESFWEWVEVANATLDTGNNTVSANLTYSGHYALFINGSTSGGDDYYSPGSGSSSSSSSSSSSSSRTSVSPGQDSSIVTSTVTSVKRIISGSEIEYDFSGSDTPVLGVSFDAKGDEGLVVAKVEVLSEAPDGISHHNSEAYQMLSINIGSEGTVSSDNADNIRIRFKVSKEWIEQNNIDISTIRMTRYHDDQWNDLPTYQESEDGEYIYLYAETPGFSIFEVVGDEISEVTEQVPASASIVEEESEPVKEDETSGIPGFTALTGFVFVSLAVLMRRK; this comes from the coding sequence ATGGTAGTGTTTACACCTATGAATGCACTGGCAGGTGCATCTTATTCTGTATCCTACCACTCAAATGGAGCCACAAGCGGATCAGCACCGACTTCAAATATGTATTCTAGTGGAACTTTGGTCACCGTAGCGTCACAAGGTACTCTTGAGCGAACAGACTACACATTTGCAGGATGGAACACAGCAGCAGATGGCAGTGGAAACTCTTATTCTCCGAGTTCTACATTCTACATAAATGGAAATGTGAACTTCTATGCTCAATGGACTCCAACATTTACAGAGATTATGGTAGGTTCCAGTTATGGAAACAAAACCATCACAGCCGCACTTGCAAATGCCAGCAGTGGTGATATTATCACCGTAACTGATGGAACATACATTGAAAATGTAGATATTGCTGTAAATAACATAATAATACGTTCCCGGAATGGTTCTGCAAGCACAACTATTCAGGCAAGTTCAAGCAGTGATCATGTCTTTTATGTGACTTCTGACAATGTAACAATAAGTGGTTTAAACATTACAGGTGCATCATCTTCAAGTAAGACTGGTATTTACCTGAACTCTGCAGATAATTGTACCATTGCAAATAACACATTGACAGGAAATGATTATGGAATCCACCTTTCATCTTCCAATAACAATTTACTGACAAACAACACAGCAATTAGTAATTCTAAAATTGGAATTAAACTGGATTCTTCAAACAACTACAATACTCTCACAGATAACACTGTAAGTGGTAATTCTATATATGGAATTCATCTGTCTTCATCAAGTAACAATTCACTGACAGATAATACTATTAGTGATAATGCGGGTGGAGATGGTATTTATCTGGAGTCTGCAAGTAATAACAATAATCTTACTAACAATATCGCAAATGGTAATGGTTTTTGCATTAATATTGCTTATTCAGACTACAATACCCTGACCGGCAATAATTTCAGCAAAAACAGTTTAGATGGTTTTTATATTAGTCATTCCAACAACAGTGTACTGACAAGTAATATTGCCAATGATAATAGTTGTGCTGGTATTGCCACAGTTGCCTCATATAACTGCGTGCTGACAAACAACAGTGTCATCAACAATTCTAACTACGGTATTTATTTGACTGGAAATAATAATGTGTTAACAGGCAATAATGCAAGTAATAATACTAAAAGCGGTATAGACGTTCGTTATTCAGCTTACAATACACTGTCAAACAATACAGTCTGCAACAATAATGAGTATGGTATCAATGTGTACCATGCAAACGACACTACTTTGAGTGATAACATTGTCTTTGACAATACTTTCACAGGATTTAATCTTGGTTCCTCTGTTAATTGTACGCTCACAAATAATCAGTTGTATGATAATGGTGCTGATGATCTTTCAATATACTCATCTCCAAACGGTTCAGTGGATTCTCTGATTTTTGATGAAGGGCTCGTAGAACTGAGTTTCACTTCTAACGATTCATGGGTAAGAATAGATCAACTGAGTACTTTTAATATCAAACCTGACGGCAAAGACAATATCACAATGAATTACAAGATATTTGCATACGGAACCATAAACTCAGAGTTCTCTTATAATGACACAGGCATGAATTCATCCACTGAGGACGAAATAACACTACTTGGGCTGGCTGAGTCTTTCTGGGAATGGGTGGAAGTAGCAAATGCTACCCTGGACACAGGTAATAATACAGTGTCAGCAAATCTTACCTATTCAGGACATTATGCTCTGTTCATAAATGGCAGTACATCAGGTGGCGATGATTACTATTCACCAGGAAGTGGTTCATCCAGCAGCTCTTCCAGTAGCAGTTCATCAAGCTCCCGTACTTCAGTCAGTCCCGGACAGGATTCTTCAATAGTAACAAGCACTGTTACATCTGTCAAACGTATAATTTCAGGTTCAGAAATTGAATATGACTTCTCAGGCAGTGATACTCCTGTTCTTGGTGTAAGTTTTGATGCAAAGGGTGATGAAGGTCTTGTTGTAGCCAAAGTTGAGGTTCTTTCAGAAGCTCCTGATGGAATTTCTCATCACAATAGCGAGGCTTATCAGATGCTGAGCATTAATATTGGGAGTGAAGGTACTGTTTCTTCAGATAACGCAGACAACATTCGTATTCGCTTTAAGGTAAGCAAAGAGTGGATAGAGCAGAACAACATCGATATTTCCACTATCCGCATGACAAGGTATCATGATGATCAGTGGAATGACCTTCCAACCTATCAGGAAAGTGAAGATGGTGAGTATATCTATTTATACGCTGAAACTCCGGGTTTCTCAATATTTGAAGTTGTGGGAGATGAAATAAGTGAAGTCACTGAACAGGTTCCTGCATCTGCATCAATAGTTGAAGAAGAATCAGAACCTGTTAAGGAAGATGAAACATCTGGGATTCCCGGATTCACTGCTCTTACGGGTTTTGTGTTTGTTTCACTTGCGGTTCTGATGAGAAGAAAATAA